The sequence TTGGGAATCGACATTTCTGGTCAATTGGATATTATGTGAGTACAGTTGGCCTTAATGAAGCTACAATAAAAAAGTATATAAGAGAACAAGAGAAAGCAGATCAAATGATGGATAAAATTAGTGTAAAAGAGTTAGAAGACCCCTTCAGGGGTAGCTAGTACCAAGTGCAAAGATGGCTTGAACGAAGTGAAAAGCAGCACTTTTAGGTGCCGCTAGTAATCAGCCCTTATAGGGCTGGTGCATGCCGCCCGTTTAACGGGCGGTCATGACTCTGTGTTACATCCTCTATATCTTTGCACTTCTGTGTAAACGGTTCTTTCATTTTTACTTCTACAACAGGAATTGGTAATCCAGGCGGTAGAGATGGGAATTGTAGTCGCCGTCATGCAGATATTCCACGCCGGCGTTGAAGCGGCCTTGGCGGTAGGAAATAGTGCCTTTGTAGCTTTTGATGCTGCCGTCTTTATTGCGGGCCCAGAGGCCTTGCTCCCAAGCAAGCGCCAATGTACCGCCTCCGATAGGAATATCGTATTTTGGCGTAATGCTGAGGCGGTGTTCTTGCTGAGGCACCCAGTAAATGCCGGGCTGGGTAAACTTGGCATCGTGATAGGCGTAAGAAGCGACGGTCTCAAAACGGGCGGAATGCTTTTGCGTATACGAAAGAACGTACTTTTGTTCGCGATTTTGGTCGCTATAGAACCATTGATTGGTCTCTAATCCCAGCGAAGCGCCGGGACTGGTGCGCCACATGTGGCTGGCGGAGACGCTGCTGCGAAAGAGGTTGCGCTCGTTGGCCGGGATTGTGCCGATGCTTTCGCGGCCAACGCTGTACCAGGCGTGATGGGTGTCGCTGATACTTTGATCATACATAAGCGCGGCAGGAACAAAGCTACGCAAATCGTTTTTCGTGTAGCCGCCCCAAATAGTGAGATTGGCTTCATTTTTCAAAGGGCGCACCCATTTGAAGACCAATGTCTTTTCATCAATAGACGGACGATATTTTTGCCCCAAGCGCGTGAGATACAGCGTGTAGCTCAGCGGATTCTCCGCTTTTTCATCGGTAATCTTCATGCTGCGGGATGTTACGCCGTCGCTGTCGGTGCTGTAAGTAAAACTAGTATCAACGATTGTTTTTTTTGTATCTGTCGCTGCTTCCGCCGTTCCGTAGAAAACTAAACTGGCGGCGCAGCACAGGAAAAAAAACGCTTTTTTCATACTCTCCTCCTCTTTTTGCAGGGCCCTGCTAATGTATTCGTATCACGCGCCAGGGGCAATTCTTTTTCCGCCTGGCTGCGTCAGAAAACCTTGAAAGAGCGCCGCTATTCCTGCGGCCTTCTTCCTTGCCAGGCGAAAAAATCTCTTGCCCTGGCGGTGCACTCATGAAATCAGCAGGACCCTTGGGTCTTGGAAAAATATATTGATTAAATATCAGCCCCTATAGAATTTTAAAACAAAATATCCGCGTGCCCTCCCTCTACTCACTCTACTCCTGTTAAAATACGTGCCCTGTAATCCTCGATCGGGCCCTCTGGTCCTCCGATTCTCTTGTTCAATCCATTATTTCTCTGGCTTTTCCTCTGTTACTCTGCTTACTCTGCGTTCCGTGTCTTCTGTGTTACTTTTTCCCCGCGCCCTCCTGCTCCGCAGGCTTTTCGCTTTGCTGAAAGCCTTGGCGCTTCATGTTGCCCCAGCCTGTTTGCTGGCGCAGGGTATTCAAGTAGCCTGTGACGCGCCAAAAATTGGCCAATTGCCGGAACCAGAAGTTTTCCAAAATGGCGTAGCCCAGCAAGGTAGCCATGTAGGGGCCGGGGAAATAATCATTTTCCCGGGAGACAATGACAAGAGAGAACACCGACACAAGTACTCCTAAAAGGACGCTGCTTAGCAGCAGCAGCAAAGCAAGCGGCAGGTTGAGCAAACCAAGGCAAGCGGCAGCGACAACCATGACGTAGCCTTGCACTTCTAAAAATGGACCGAACATTTCGAAAAGGAAGAAATACGGTAAGGCCACCATCCCCAAAAGGCCATAACGGGGGTTGAGCAGCAACTGGCGGTGGAAGAAAAGAATGTCAATGAGGCCGCGCTGCCAGCGATCTCGCTGGCGGTGCAGGACAGACAGTGTAGAGGGGACTTCAGTCCAGCAGTTGGCGTTGAAGGCGTAGAGAATGCTGTGTGGCAAGTTTTGTTCGCACATGTAACGCCGCAGGCGCACGACTAGTTCCATGTCTTCGCCGACGGTGTCTTTTTTGTGGCGCTCGCTGCTGGTAAGGTAGCCGCCGATTTCGACCACGCGGTCTTTGTTGAAAAGGCCGAAAGCGCCGGAAATAATCAACAAGGAGTTGATATGCGCCCAACCGAGACGGCCGGCCATAAAGGCCCGCAAGTATTCGATGGTTTGGAAGCGCGCCAGGTGGCTGGCAGGAAGTCCGATATGAGTCAGCTCGCCGCGATCAACCTTGCAGCCATTAACCGGAAAGATATTGCCGCCCACGGCGATCGGTTCCGCCGGTGCGTCCAAGATAGTGGAAGCCAGCTTGAGAAGAGAGTCTTTTTCCAGCAGGCAGTCGGCGTCAATGCCGCAGAAAAACTCCTTCCCCGAGACGTTGATGCCCACGTTGAGGGCATCGGCCTTGCCGCCGTTGGCCTTGTCCACAACCAGCAGCTTGGGGATGGCCTTCGAGGCGTAGAGCCCTCGGATAGGCTGAGTTTTGAGACGCTGCGGCACAAAACGGTCGATTTTTTCCAGCTGAAAGTGTTCAATCAGCTGATTAAGGGTGTTGTCGTTGGAGCCGTCATTGACTACGAGCAGTTCGTAGTTGGGATAATGCAGGTTCAAAAGAGATCGGGTGCTTTCAATGATGGTGCTCTCTTCCAGGTAGGCCGGGGCGATGATGGTAATGCCAGGCAGCATACGGGGGCGGAAGAGGAAGCTACGTTTCTTTGTCTTCCATGCGTCAGCTTGTTTGCGGATGGCTAAAAGAGAAAAAAACAGAAGCGCCAAAGAAATTCCGTTGACCGCAAGGGAATAAAAAGCAATATAGTAGTTGAAGTCCAGGACAAATTGGGTCAGATGCATGTAGGGCGTCCAGGCGTAAAACTGCTCCCAATAACGTGCTGCATACAGCAGAGGCACTGACAAAAAGGCAAAGGGCAGAAGCAACTGCAGGTGAAAAACTTTTTCGTAATCGACCACATGCTCGCGGCGTTTTGCTTCTTGCGGCAGAGGCGTCTCGCCGAGCTTCTCCAAAATGCCTGCCGGTAGGTACAGACGGAGCTCTTGGCGCACCTCAGGCGCCTCCGGCAGGAGACGGCGCAACTGGTCTAGCAGAATAACCTCAATTTCCTGGGAATGGTTGCGCCGCAAAAGGCCGATGATGGCATTGGTTTTCTTGGCCTGAATAAGACGTTTCAAGGTGCGCTCCAGCATTGGATCCGGTCCGGCGGTCAAGCGCATCAGCAGATATTCGAGGCGGTTCGCCAAGACGGTTGCCAAGGCGCTTTGCGTAGTTTCCTCATGGTCTTTTTGGAATTCTGCAAGAATAAAATTCAATAAAGCCGGCTTTTTTTGGACAATCGAAGACATGGTTACCGCGGCCTGGTCGCTGTGCCGCGGTTGCCCAGAAAGAGGCAGCAACAGCTCTAAAGTACGCCGTGTAGGAATGGCGCTCAAGGCCTGAATGGTGATGTTGCGTATGACTGGATCTGGATTTTCCAGAAATAGCGGGGTTTTCAGCTCGTGGCAGTAAAAAATCCCCAAATTGCGCGTAGCGCGGTAAGCAATGTCTTTGACAGGAGAAGAAATGCACTGAAGCAGATATTTCTTCAAGGCAGCCGAAGGATAGATGGCGGCAAAATCCACTAGCAGGCTCTGAATTTCCATTTCCGTCCGCTGTGTTAGCTGCGGTACGTAATCGTGAAAGGCCTTGCCGAACGAAGCTAGACGCATGTTGACGCGAGTTCGGTACCATTGCGGCGCTCCGGGCAGTGTTTCTACCATAAGCGGGATGGCCTTGACGTCTTCAAGGCGGGCTAAAGCCGCGCATAGGTATAGTTTGGTTTGTAGGTCCTTCTCTTTTGGTAAGGCTTCTTCTAAGGCGTGGTTGGTATTGGAACAGGGCAGCGCGGCTAAGAGGAGGGCGGCTTTGCGGCGGCGTGCCGCGAAGGAGGACCGTAATTGTTGGTGATAGCGGCGTTCAACATTTGTTTCCCGCAGGGCTTTGATGAATCGATTGCGAGGATCTTTGTGCAGCTGGTGCAGCTGGGTTAGATCCTGCAGCAAATCAAAGGCTCTGCGTTTGGCTTTGCGAATCCAAGGCCGCAGTGCTTCTTCGTCGTAGTAGGCAAAGTCCTGCAGCAGGTTGCGGGTTAAGGTCAACTGCTGCCGCTTGCGTCGGTGCAGGCGGTACTTTTGGTAGGCGATAAGCGCCAAACCATAGCCGATGAATAAGAGCAAACCGGCGCAAAGCCAATATAATTCTTCTAGAGTGACCAGCATCGTGTCACCTCCTTTTTGGGCAGGGGCTGCCTAGCTATGAACCTCTCGCACCAAAGCGGATCTTTTTCGTCAGGCGTTGTCAGAAAGTCTAGGCATAGCTCCACTATGCCTGCATTTTCTTTCGCGCTTGGCGAAAAAATCTTTCTCTTTGGTGGAGCGTTCACTAACTGTCAGCCCCTGTGGAAATTTGAAATATATCGAACCCCGCAACTCTCGTTCGAACCCTCTGGTTCTCCGATTCTCGTGTTCAATCTTTTTTTCTGTTACCTCTGGCTTTTCTCTGTTCCTCTGCGTTTCGTTCTCTTCTTTTAGAACTGTAAGGCTCTTTTTTGCCGGAACTTCAGCAGCACCAGACCGATAAGCTCTGGCAGAATATACGGTTTTTGCAGGTAATGCTCTACTTCCAAGGCCAAGGCGCGCTGAATGCCTTCGTGGTCTTTAAGGTGGGACAGGAAGAAAAATGGGATGGCTTGAGAAGACGAATTTTGCCGCAGCCGTTCTCGCAGGGCGAAGCCGTCGACTTTGGGCAGCAGCACCTCGGAGATAATCAGCTCCGGTTGGTGTTTTTCCACTGCGGCGAGGGCTTCTTCGCCATTAGCCGCAGTGAGAATGCTGAAGCCTTCCGCCTGCAGCAGGCTGCACAGTACTTCTAGGTGCAATTCGTCGGTGTCAACCAACAAGATTTGTCCCAAAGAAACGGAAACAGGAATGCCGGTATCCGTAAAGACGCGGTTTCTGCCCTGTTGCCGGGCGTTAGCGAGATATCCCTTGGCTGTTTGATAGAAAGCTTGCATGCAAAGTTCGGTTTCCTCGCACTGACGCTCGGTCAGATCAGACGAAGCAATGACGCCGATGGAAACAGTGGTGGCTTCGATGAAATGTGTAGACTGTTCGACCAGATAGCGCAGTTCTTCGGCGTAGGCCAGGGCGTTTTCTTTGGCGGCGCCTTCCAGATAGCAGGCAAAAACCGGTCCATCAACTTTGAATAAATGGCTGCCTGCTTGCAAGTGTTCTTTGAGAAACAGCGCCAGGCCGCGCAGCAGCTCGTCGCCAGCTCGGCTGCCGTGCCGGAGATTGACTTGCGCCAGATTGTCTGCGCCGATGAGCAGCAGCGCTCCTGAAGGCGCTTGATACCGCGCCTGTTTGCATTGCTCTTCTAGGTATTCTAAAAACACCTTTTCATTGTTGAGTTTGGTGAGGGGACACTGGAGCAGGTGGCTGGCCGCATGCTGGACATGTTCTTGAATGCGCAGATTTTTTTCCAGCAGCGCCAGATTTTCCTGATGCAGACGTTGAGTTTCTTTTTCCAGAGAAAATAATACGGTGTCATAGATTTGCGGCGTGGCGGCGGTATAGGTATTGGTGAGCTGACGCACTAGGGGTTCTAATTGCAGCAGTAAATCCAGGCCGCGGCGTTGATACAGCGTAGCAAAGAAGGCATGCCAATTTTCTTCGGTGCCGGGAAAATCATCTGGAAGCTGCAGGCAGTCGGTCAGCAGCGGGAAGGAAGTGCCAGCAAAGAGGACATGGATTTTCCGGCGCGAAAGCAGGCCCGTAAGACGCTGCAGTACTTGATTGAGCAAGGGGGTGTAGCTGTCCTGGGGGCGCAGTTTTTTGGCCTGCGGCGTCAACAGAGAACCGCAGGCCAAGTGGCGCAGTGTCTCTATATATACCGGTAAATCCCGGCGGATGACAGAACCGTGCTGCGGAGCGATTCGCTCTAAATCCAGCTGGGAAAATACTTCCATTGCAGAGCCCAGGATGTCGGAGGAAGGCATATAATGCTCATGAAAGGCTTTCATGGCTTCCAGGTAATTGAGACCGTCCCATTCGTCTGCGAATAAAGGAGCTTCTTCTGTCAGGACACCAAAGAGATCGCTGGAAAACAAGGTGCGGCTTTGCGGATCATAAGTGGCAAAGGCGCAAGGCGAATGCAAATAGGGCGTGGGATAAAACTGTAGCAAATGATCCTGCCCAAAAACGAGGCGGTGCTCCTGCTGGCTGATATTATAAAACTCAGAACGGACGCCATAGCACTTGATAATGGGAATGGCGCGCCAGTGCGCTACAAGCTGGCCTTGAAAGCAATACTGCTCCCAAAGAGGGACGCTGGCGCAAAAATCGGGATCCTGATGCTGCAGCACAATATAGCGCAACTTCTCGATGGGAATGAGCTGTGTTACCTTGTTCCAGACCTGCGGAAAGTCGAGGGGAGATCCAGGATCGATGAGTACGGCTTCTTCTTGAGCAACGATTAAATAAGGGTTGCAGTTCAGTGGCATCTGGTTGGCGGCAGCGCCCACCCAGTAAACGCCGTTATCAAGAGAGATTGGCTTTTGGCTGTCCTTAGACATAAGAAGTCTCCTTTCCGCGGCGCGGCAGCTATATCTTTACTTTATTCTGGGCGCTGGAAGCTCTTCCTGCCTGTTTTGGGAGGAAAAGGAAAAGAAAGCAAAATCAAAGTAAAGTCGTGCTGAATGACTAAAGAAGAAGCGCAGGAAATTTGTAAAATTTGTGGAAATACTTTGATTAATATTGGTTGTTGCGGTGAAGGTGGCTTTGTAGGCTCGTAAAAGCCAAGGGGCTTTGTAAATAAGGGAGGGCGTTCGTATGTCGAAGCAAGAAAAGCTGAAAGTGCTGTTTGTGGATGATGAAGCAAATGTACTTAGCGCGATTCGCCGGGCGGTGCAGGACGAGGAATATGAGGCGCTTTTTGCTAAAAGCGGCAAAGAAGCCTTGGCGTTGTTGGAAACTGAGAACATTGCCGTTCTGGTTACCGATATGCGCATGCCGGAAATGGACGGATTACAGCTTTTAAAGCTGGCGAAAGAGCAGTTTCCCGCTACGGTGCGCATGGTTTTATCGGGGTATACCCAATTAAGCCAGGTTTTAGCGACGGTGAATCATGCCGATGTGTTTAGCTTTATTACCAAACCATGGGATGATGATTTTTCGCGCTTTATTTACCGGGCCTTGGAATATTATCAACTGAAAAAAATGGAAGCAAACATGAAAGAGACCTTGGAGTCTCGTAATAACGCCTATAAAAAAGTGTTAGACCGTATGGAAGGCAAGATGAAAGAGCAGGAGCTTCGCTTAGGGCGTATTTTGGCGTTAAGCGTGCAAACGGAAAAAGCCCGCCAGGCTGGCGCGGAGGAAGCAATGCTGCAGGCGGCGGTCCGTTGGATTCATGGGTATGCTTCTGGACTCACGCCGGAAGGATTTTCTTTGCACGAAGAAGCCGAACACCTCAAAGAGTGGTTAGTGGAGTATGCAGGCTCGGAAGAGAGAGTTCTGGAAAACTACGAAGCCCTGGGAAACGTACGAGGCTTACGTTTTTTGCCTGGATTACTGTTAAAAACGTTCCTTAATGGGGAGCAGACGCTCTTGCAGGGGCAAGTATCGCTGCGCTGGGAAGGCGAGAAAAAAATTATTCTTGAATTGCTGTTGATTACCCCCTTGGCGAGCGAAAGCCAACGGCAACTGGAAAGGTTTTTTAAAGAGCATCTGCGTGATAGCGAGATTTGGTTTGAAGAAGCGGAACTGGCGGACCGACGAGTGCTGAAGATAGGGCAGCCATTTTCGTTGCTTTAAGGCGCAGCCGCCACGGCGGCGAAGGGAGGCGGACCGGTTGAAAGCATCCATTCTCTTTGTTGATGATGAGAAACCGATTTTGCGTTCATTACGGAGAGTTTTTCAAGATACGGAGTACGAATTATTCTTTGTGGAAAGCGGCGATGCCGCCTTGCGCTTTTTGCAGTTGCAGCGAGTGGATCTGGTAATCAGCGATATGCGCATGCCGGGAATGGACGGGCATCAACTATTGCGGCGCATAAAAGAACTGTATCCGCAAACCATGCGCCTCATTCTTAGCGGCTTTGCGGAGAAAAACAGGGTGTTTACTTCGCTCCTGGATGGGTCGGCACAGATGTATTTGCTTAAGCCTTGGGACAATGAAGCTTTGTTGAGTTTGGTCGATAAAGTGCTGCTCCTGCAGAACACCTTGCGGGATAAAAAGCTGTTGACGCAAATTGAGTTTTTGGGGCAATTGCCTACGTTGCCGGAAACCTATGAAAAGCTATGCCGTTTTATCGAGGAAGAAGCGGACGTAAAAGAGATGGCGGTGCTGGTCGAGTCGGACCCGGTGATTGCCGGCAAACTACTGCAAGTAGCGAACGCCGCTTTTTATGGGGCTAAAATTGGTTCGGTACAGCAGGCTATTTCCTACTTGGGCCTAAATGTTTTGCGGGATTTGGTCTTGGCGAGCGGGCTTTTTGCCGCGCCTTCCGTGGGGCTGGCGGAGCGGAAGGTGCTGGACTTATTTTGGAGTCATTCCGTACAGGTGAACCGCTTTGTGCATCGCTTATACCAAGCCGTCTATAAAAAAAATATTTTGGAAGAATTTGCTTCCGTAGGACTGCTCCATGACTTAGGGGTCGTCGCCTTGCTAAAAGGATTTGGCGAAACCTTTTTGCCGTGGCCTTGGTATAAAGAGCAGCTTTTAGCTGGCGGGCTAAGCGCCTTGATGACGGCAGAACGAGAAAAATTCGGCGTTGCTCACAACGAGCTGGGCGGGTATTTGCTGCATTGGTGGCAGCTTCCTTATGCGTTGGTAGAAGCGGCGCTTTATCACCATGAGCCGTTAGCCGGGCATGTGGTGCATAAGGAACTGTTGTGCCTGGTTCATATTGCCAACAGCTTTTCCTGGGGGCAACTGCTGAAAAAAGAACTTTATTGCGTAGACGAATCGATTTGGCGTTTTGTCGGTCTCCAGCCGGGAACGGTGACGAAACTGCTGGCGGAACCGGAAACGAAATGAGGAGGTGAAGGCCATGGACGATAAAAATCAACCATGGAATATTTTAGTGGTTGACGATGATCGTTTTTCCCGGGCCATCTTGATAAATGCCTTAGAAAAAGACGGCTATGTCTGTCGGGAAGCAAAAGACGGCGTAGAAGCGCTGGAGATGTATCAAGCGCAAACGCCGGACCTGATTCTGATGGATGTAGAGATGCCTCGCATGGGCGGCGTGGAAGCCTGCAGGCGTATCCGGGAGCTGGAAGACTCCTCTCATGTGATGATCTTATTTATTACGGGCCATGATGAATCCAGCGATACCATCGAGCAGGCTTTTGCCGCCGGCGGTGACGATTATCTCCTTAAACCGGTCAATTTAGTCGTAATGCGCCAGCGCTTGGGACGCATGCTGGAGCATTCCGCCTTGATGCGGCGCATTCTTTTCCAAAATGACATGTTGCTGCAAATGCGCCAGATTAGCTTCGATTTTCTGCAGGAACGCGATGTCCAGGCAACTTTGGGGCGCGTGCTGCAGCAATCGTTGCGGCTGACGTCGTCGGCGCTAGGCGCGGTGTACTTGTTGAATGAAAAAGAAAACTGCATGCACTTGGCGGTGCAGGAAGGGATTTCCTTGGAGCCGATTGCTGTCTGTATTGCCAAAGGGCGGCATATGGTGGGACGCGCATGGGAAAAGGCGGAACCTTTTTTTGTTAATGAATATTCGACCTGGGAAGATCGCTTGCAGGGATCTGCTTGGAGTGATTTATGCCACATGGCGGCGCTGCCGCTGACGAGGGGCGGCATTGTTTTTGGCGTGATGGTGCTGGGTCGGCGGCGCGAACAAGGGGAGTTTACGGAGGCGCGCAAAAATGTGCTAATCCAATTGGCCGATTTATTGGCGCTAGTGGTAGATAACGCCCGCATCATGGAAGCCTTAGAAGAAGAAGTAAAACGAAGAGAATGCGCCCAACGGGAAGTGGAGGAAACTAATGGGGAGCTTTCGCTGGCGCTGACCACGCTGCAACAGGCGCAGAGTAAAATGGTGCAGCAGGAGAAATTGGCTGGCGTAGGCCAACTGGCAGCCGGCGTGGCCCACGAGATAAACAACCCCCTAGGTTTTGTAAGCAGTAATTTTTCGATGCTGCAACGCTATGTGGAACGCTTGTGCGAGCTGATCGAGGCGTACAAAAACGCGCTGGAGCAGGCGGAAGTCGAAGAAGCAGCCCAAGCGGTTGTGGCAGGCATGCGGGAAAAGGAAAAAAGCGCCAAATTGGAGCTGATGTTGGAAGATTTACCGGAACTTTTTGAGGAGACGAAGGACGGTATTGAACGTATCGGCAAAATTGTCAAGGCGTTGCGCGCTTTTTCGCGCGTGGATTCTTTAGATCAGTTCGGGGAATATGACTTGAACAGCGGCCTGGATACCACGTTGATTGTGGCGCGTAACGAGATAAAATATGTTGCTAAGATTGAGAAAAAGCTGGCGTCCTTGCCGATGATTCAAGCGATAGGCAGTCAAATTAACCAAGTACTGCTAAATCTCTTGGTGAATGCCGCACAGGCGATACAAGCGGAAGGAAGGGAGGGGCAAGGAACCATCCGCATTCAGACGTCTCAAGAAGAGGACTGGGTGCGCTGCTCCATCTACAATGACGGACCGCCTATTCCGGAAGACATTCGAGATCGTTTGTTTGAGCCTTTCTTTACGACGAAGCCGGTTGGGAAGGGTACCGGGCTGGGCTTAAGCATTTCTTATGAAATTGTCGTACAAAAGCATCATGGAGAAATCTTTTTTACCAGTGATGAAAGCGGTACGGAATTTGTGCTGCGCTTGCCGGTTATGCAGCCTGATGTTACTATCGCGGCGATTCTCTAGCGCTATACTGTAAATACAACGCGGGCAGTTAAGAAGCAACGTCTTCTTGGCTGCTCCTTTTGTTTTGGCGTTGCCACAGTAAATGACGCCCTGGGGATATATAGAAGGTAGCGCTAGTATAGGAAGACCGGTCTTCCGCCATGAGGTGGAAGAAAATGAAAAACATAGAAGAACTAGTAAGGGAGGCTCAAGAAGGCAAGAAAGCCGCGTTCGAGGAATTGTGCCGCCGTTTTACGGGGCTGGTTCGTTCGCGGGCAAGACAAAGCTTTGCCCGCAGCGTCCGCGAAGATATGGAAGGTGCGGCCTGGCTGGCTTTTGCCAAAGCTGTTAGAGAGTACCGTGCCGGCAGCGGCCATTTTGAAGGCTATGCGGCGCAGTGTGTTGCCTATGCCGTTTGGAACGCCTTTCAAAAAGAATGTAAATGTTGGCAGCGGCAGGCGGGAAGCCTAGATGCCGAGGGCTTTCCCGAAGCGGCAGGGATGGAAAATGTAGAAGAAACGGTGGAGAAAAAACTGCTGGAAGAAAAGCTGCGGCAAACCGTGAAGCGGTTATCCTCCAGGCAGCGGCAAGTTGTGCAGGAACGGCTGAGGGGGAGGTCGGTGCAAGAAATTGCCAAGCAGATGGGGGTAAGCCATCAAGCGGTCTCGCGGCTGCTGTCCAGAGCGGCGGAAGCGGTGCGCTGCGCCTGGAAAGTAAAAAAATAAAAAGAAAGGTTGCCAAACGCTCGCCCGAGCAATGTCTCTGAGTGAAAGGGGGTGAGCTTCATGGCAGTAAGCAAAGCAGTGGAATCCAGCAAAATGGTGCTGCGGGTGCAAACCGGTCTTGACGCCGCCGGTAAGGCGGTATACAAGAATGTATCCTTGAGCGGTTTGAATCCTGCCGCCGCCGATGCAGACGTCTACGACGCCGCAACCGCGCTGGGCGGACTCCAAAAAGACACCGTGGCCTCGGTGCTGCGCGTCGACCAGGGACACCTGACTAACGCGTAAGACAGACCTAGCGTAGAAAAACAAGGAGGTGAAAACCATGACGAAACGTCTGGAAATGATCTTTCGGGACGAAGCCGGTAAAGAAGCGACTCTTTCCTTGGTCAACCCCAAAGACGATCTGACTAAGGCTGGCGTAATGGCGGTCATGCAGACCGTTGCCACCAAGCGCTTGTTCCAAAACAAGAACGGCGCTTTGGTAACGCCGGTGTCCTGCCAGGTTCATACGCAGGATACGCAGGCTTTGGCCTAATAAAGAACCGGGCGGCGGGGCAACCTGCTACCCGGTTTTTTATGTGGAGAAAAGCCGGGGGAATTGGATTTGAACAGGAGTAAAAGGAGTAAAGGGAGGGTACGAATGAGGGTGACGGGGTGCGGTTTTTAGCAGGTAACAGGCACAAAAATATTAGATATGAGTCAAGGGTGCTGCTGATTTAATGAGTGCACCGTCAAGGTAGGATATT comes from Anaeromusa acidaminophila DSM 3853 and encodes:
- a CDS encoding transposase, translating into GNRHFWSIGYYVSTVGLNEATIKKYIREQEKADQMMDKISVKELEDPFRGS
- a CDS encoding glycosyltransferase family 2 protein, yielding MLVTLEELYWLCAGLLLFIGYGLALIAYQKYRLHRRKRQQLTLTRNLLQDFAYYDEEALRPWIRKAKRRAFDLLQDLTQLHQLHKDPRNRFIKALRETNVERRYHQQLRSSFAARRRKAALLLAALPCSNTNHALEEALPKEKDLQTKLYLCAALARLEDVKAIPLMVETLPGAPQWYRTRVNMRLASFGKAFHDYVPQLTQRTEMEIQSLLVDFAAIYPSAALKKYLLQCISSPVKDIAYRATRNLGIFYCHELKTPLFLENPDPVIRNITIQALSAIPTRRTLELLLPLSGQPRHSDQAAVTMSSIVQKKPALLNFILAEFQKDHEETTQSALATVLANRLEYLLMRLTAGPDPMLERTLKRLIQAKKTNAIIGLLRRNHSQEIEVILLDQLRRLLPEAPEVRQELRLYLPAGILEKLGETPLPQEAKRREHVVDYEKVFHLQLLLPFAFLSVPLLYAARYWEQFYAWTPYMHLTQFVLDFNYYIAFYSLAVNGISLALLFFSLLAIRKQADAWKTKKRSFLFRPRMLPGITIIAPAYLEESTIIESTRSLLNLHYPNYELLVVNDGSNDNTLNQLIEHFQLEKIDRFVPQRLKTQPIRGLYASKAIPKLLVVDKANGGKADALNVGINVSGKEFFCGIDADCLLEKDSLLKLASTILDAPAEPIAVGGNIFPVNGCKVDRGELTHIGLPASHLARFQTIEYLRAFMAGRLGWAHINSLLIISGAFGLFNKDRVVEIGGYLTSSERHKKDTVGEDMELVVRLRRYMCEQNLPHSILYAFNANCWTEVPSTLSVLHRQRDRWQRGLIDILFFHRQLLLNPRYGLLGMVALPYFFLFEMFGPFLEVQGYVMVVAAACLGLLNLPLALLLLLSSVLLGVLVSVFSLVIVSRENDYFPGPYMATLLGYAILENFWFRQLANFWRVTGYLNTLRQQTGWGNMKRQGFQQSEKPAEQEGAGKK
- a CDS encoding response regulator, with the protein product MSKDSQKPISLDNGVYWVGAAANQMPLNCNPYLIVAQEEAVLIDPGSPLDFPQVWNKVTQLIPIEKLRYIVLQHQDPDFCASVPLWEQYCFQGQLVAHWRAIPIIKCYGVRSEFYNISQQEHRLVFGQDHLLQFYPTPYLHSPCAFATYDPQSRTLFSSDLFGVLTEEAPLFADEWDGLNYLEAMKAFHEHYMPSSDILGSAMEVFSQLDLERIAPQHGSVIRRDLPVYIETLRHLACGSLLTPQAKKLRPQDSYTPLLNQVLQRLTGLLSRRKIHVLFAGTSFPLLTDCLQLPDDFPGTEENWHAFFATLYQRRGLDLLLQLEPLVRQLTNTYTAATPQIYDTVLFSLEKETQRLHQENLALLEKNLRIQEHVQHAASHLLQCPLTKLNNEKVFLEYLEEQCKQARYQAPSGALLLIGADNLAQVNLRHGSRAGDELLRGLALFLKEHLQAGSHLFKVDGPVFACYLEGAAKENALAYAEELRYLVEQSTHFIEATTVSIGVIASSDLTERQCEETELCMQAFYQTAKGYLANARQQGRNRVFTDTGIPVSVSLGQILLVDTDELHLEVLCSLLQAEGFSILTAANGEEALAAVEKHQPELIISEVLLPKVDGFALRERLRQNSSSQAIPFFFLSHLKDHEGIQRALALEVEHYLQKPYILPELIGLVLLKFRQKRALQF
- a CDS encoding response regulator yields the protein MSKQEKLKVLFVDDEANVLSAIRRAVQDEEYEALFAKSGKEALALLETENIAVLVTDMRMPEMDGLQLLKLAKEQFPATVRMVLSGYTQLSQVLATVNHADVFSFITKPWDDDFSRFIYRALEYYQLKKMEANMKETLESRNNAYKKVLDRMEGKMKEQELRLGRILALSVQTEKARQAGAEEAMLQAAVRWIHGYASGLTPEGFSLHEEAEHLKEWLVEYAGSEERVLENYEALGNVRGLRFLPGLLLKTFLNGEQTLLQGQVSLRWEGEKKIILELLLITPLASESQRQLERFFKEHLRDSEIWFEEAELADRRVLKIGQPFSLL
- a CDS encoding HDOD domain-containing protein, with amino-acid sequence MKASILFVDDEKPILRSLRRVFQDTEYELFFVESGDAALRFLQLQRVDLVISDMRMPGMDGHQLLRRIKELYPQTMRLILSGFAEKNRVFTSLLDGSAQMYLLKPWDNEALLSLVDKVLLLQNTLRDKKLLTQIEFLGQLPTLPETYEKLCRFIEEEADVKEMAVLVESDPVIAGKLLQVANAAFYGAKIGSVQQAISYLGLNVLRDLVLASGLFAAPSVGLAERKVLDLFWSHSVQVNRFVHRLYQAVYKKNILEEFASVGLLHDLGVVALLKGFGETFLPWPWYKEQLLAGGLSALMTAEREKFGVAHNELGGYLLHWWQLPYALVEAALYHHEPLAGHVVHKELLCLVHIANSFSWGQLLKKELYCVDESIWRFVGLQPGTVTKLLAEPETK
- a CDS encoding response regulator, which encodes MDDKNQPWNILVVDDDRFSRAILINALEKDGYVCREAKDGVEALEMYQAQTPDLILMDVEMPRMGGVEACRRIRELEDSSHVMILFITGHDESSDTIEQAFAAGGDDYLLKPVNLVVMRQRLGRMLEHSALMRRILFQNDMLLQMRQISFDFLQERDVQATLGRVLQQSLRLTSSALGAVYLLNEKENCMHLAVQEGISLEPIAVCIAKGRHMVGRAWEKAEPFFVNEYSTWEDRLQGSAWSDLCHMAALPLTRGGIVFGVMVLGRRREQGEFTEARKNVLIQLADLLALVVDNARIMEALEEEVKRRECAQREVEETNGELSLALTTLQQAQSKMVQQEKLAGVGQLAAGVAHEINNPLGFVSSNFSMLQRYVERLCELIEAYKNALEQAEVEEAAQAVVAGMREKEKSAKLELMLEDLPELFEETKDGIERIGKIVKALRAFSRVDSLDQFGEYDLNSGLDTTLIVARNEIKYVAKIEKKLASLPMIQAIGSQINQVLLNLLVNAAQAIQAEGREGQGTIRIQTSQEEDWVRCSIYNDGPPIPEDIRDRLFEPFFTTKPVGKGTGLGLSISYEIVVQKHHGEIFFTSDESGTEFVLRLPVMQPDVTIAAIL